A portion of the Nitratidesulfovibrio termitidis HI1 genome contains these proteins:
- the lpxK gene encoding tetraacyldisaccharide 4'-kinase → MNIAAVQKACAPLLRPLGAAYAACMAARRAAYEAGVLPRFAPPRPVVSVGNICWGGTGKTPLVHWLLRWCGAHGLSAAVLTRGYGARPPQRPLLVRPGNTAAEAGDEPLMLARQNPDAAVLVDPVRRRAGHWAEAHLAPHLYLLDDGFQHLAVRRDLDIVVLRPADLTGQWGRTIPAGAWREGASALGRAHAFCMKAEPDMFDALGPQLERRLIGYGMPVFSFRLAPRGLVRVGRGLDPRPAEQGAATRAHLDGAPYVLATGVGDPAQVHATATRFFGYPPLRHRIFPDHHPYGPGDVRLLAGEGCAVVCTPKDAVKLAPLCGEGARHEGGGHENANQPDLWAFDLTTEFGPALWSATNFPEWWAARWAGLSAARRG, encoded by the coding sequence ATGAACATCGCCGCCGTGCAGAAGGCCTGCGCACCTCTTCTGCGCCCGTTGGGCGCGGCCTACGCCGCGTGCATGGCCGCGCGCCGCGCCGCGTACGAGGCGGGCGTGCTGCCGCGCTTTGCCCCGCCGCGTCCGGTGGTCTCGGTGGGCAACATCTGCTGGGGCGGCACGGGCAAGACCCCGCTGGTGCACTGGCTGCTCCGCTGGTGCGGCGCGCACGGCCTGTCCGCCGCCGTGCTCACGCGCGGCTACGGGGCAAGGCCGCCGCAACGTCCCTTGCTGGTGCGGCCGGGGAACACGGCGGCGGAGGCGGGCGACGAACCGCTGATGCTGGCCCGCCAGAACCCCGATGCCGCCGTGCTGGTGGACCCGGTGCGACGCAGGGCGGGGCACTGGGCAGAGGCGCATCTTGCCCCGCACCTGTACCTGCTGGACGACGGGTTTCAGCACCTGGCGGTGCGCCGCGACCTGGACATCGTGGTGCTGCGCCCGGCGGACCTGACCGGCCAATGGGGACGGACCATCCCGGCGGGGGCGTGGCGCGAGGGCGCGAGTGCGCTGGGCCGGGCGCACGCCTTCTGCATGAAGGCGGAACCGGACATGTTCGATGCGCTGGGCCCCCAACTGGAACGCCGCCTGATCGGCTACGGCATGCCGGTGTTCAGCTTTCGCCTTGCGCCGCGCGGCCTTGTGCGGGTGGGCCGGGGGCTGGACCCGCGCCCGGCGGAGCAGGGGGCGGCCACCCGTGCGCACCTGGACGGCGCACCCTACGTGCTGGCCACCGGCGTGGGCGACCCGGCGCAGGTGCACGCCACGGCCACGCGTTTTTTCGGCTATCCGCCGTTGCGCCACCGCATCTTTCCCGACCATCACCCGTACGGCCCGGGCGATGTGCGCCTGCTGGCGGGCGAGGGATGCGCGGTGGTGTGCACCCCCAAGGACGCCGTCAAACTGGCGCCGTTATGCGGCGAAGGTGCCCGGCATGAGGGAGGCGGACATGAGAACGCCAACCAACCGGACCTGTGGGCCTTCGATCTGACGACAGAATTCGGACCTGCATTGTGGTCCGCGACCAATTTTCCCGAATGGTGGGCCGCCCGCTGGGCGGGGCTTTCCGCGGCCCGGCGGGGCTGA
- a CDS encoding Bax inhibitor-1/YccA family protein: MLGRTVSAPTRARAETVNAFMRGVYNWMFVGLAVTAAAAWFTASSPAMLQLVFGNSFVLIGLILAELGLVMGISAGIARLSGGAATGLFVLYSALNGITLSAVLLAYTMSTVFQAFATAAGMFGAMSIYGLTTKKDLTSWGSFLFMGLIGILIASVVNMFVGSSAMSLAISAIGVIVFTGLTAYDSQKLRMMGETAPMDDATAIRRGTILGALTLYLDFINLFLMLLRLFGSSRD; this comes from the coding sequence ATGCTCGGACGCACGGTCTCCGCACCCACGAGGGCGCGGGCTGAAACCGTCAACGCCTTCATGCGCGGTGTATACAACTGGATGTTCGTGGGGCTTGCCGTGACGGCCGCCGCCGCGTGGTTCACGGCGTCGAGCCCGGCCATGCTGCAACTGGTGTTCGGCAACAGCTTCGTGCTGATCGGCCTGATCCTTGCCGAACTCGGCCTGGTCATGGGCATCAGCGCGGGCATCGCACGGCTTTCCGGCGGCGCGGCCACCGGGCTTTTCGTGCTGTACAGCGCGCTGAACGGCATCACCCTTTCCGCCGTCCTGCTGGCCTACACCATGAGCACGGTGTTTCAGGCCTTCGCCACGGCGGCGGGCATGTTCGGCGCCATGTCCATCTACGGTCTGACCACCAAGAAGGACCTCACCTCGTGGGGCAGCTTCCTGTTCATGGGCCTCATCGGCATTCTCATCGCCAGCGTGGTGAACATGTTCGTGGGCAGTTCGGCCATGTCGCTGGCCATCAGCGCCATCGGCGTCATCGTGTTCACGGGCCTGACCGCCTACGACAGCCAGAAGCTGCGCATGATGGGCGAAACCGCCCCCATGGACGATGCCACGGCCATCCGGCGCGGCACCATTCTGGGCGCGCTGACCCTGTACCTGGACTTCATCAACCTGTTCCTGATGCTGCTGCGGCTGTTCGGCTCTTCTCGCGACTAG
- a CDS encoding PAS domain-containing sensor histidine kinase, with amino-acid sequence MFAWFLLAFIAFQSAWAYWLTRVQARDTMASLRAETLADEATVYAALVDRYLNNRSQMLDSYAAFPSLRRALEPAAQQAGQAQQAGQEQWGQAGHAPPQLAETMDLFATVGRGACTALYGADGKPVLVNGAPCDKDGISPPWLEQALAAPQAVLLQSEVRDGAGATVETGGANQKAAYWRLARAVLRDGVPVGVLSALLPVDITFLPHDPTDHRLRKVLLRDGQPLAVMGPDMQVALRTEHALSVPGMRIALETDDSGIQARSTGLLLRILPLLLAGTAGLVVVFHLLGHRLFVAPQEALQSLRRELEDRNRKLERVIQEQQQVDTLLETKSRLLEESEALLSAIISDQTELICRYLPDGTITFANDAFCAFFGVEREQLVGTVFRARTAPGAERDLFTDALDPGPPTITTFDHWVIAGSGEERRLQWTRRHLHDNRGALVGFQGVGRDVTTEYALEKALRTANEELEARIRARTRDLAEREELLSRIFSGLRAAILIVRPGDCTVAEVNTVARDLLGCGDDGAGCADLYRQITQGTCLLPGETGFAPALDREHVLRRPDGRNIPVRWSLLPVPWQGAPHLALVFFDATAQKTMERRLTQAQKLESIGQLAAGVAHEINTPIQYVGDNLRFLGGAFEDLLRPLAECGALAGTSAKTGNAPEKEEEKENGDGQPGGEDSGDMGTGSSTAAGPTTPAPDAGERLARLRDTLAASDVDFLADEVPRAITQALEGVERVASIVLAMKKFSHPETAEKRPADINQLVQDTVTVSRNEWKYVAEVETRLAPDLPLIPCLPGDLAQVLLNVVVNAAHAIAEARQAAEVMHGDEAGATGVADGTPPPPGHITITTRMMPDSDPTSAPTGRGHVEIRIADTGAGIPEALRDRVFDPFFTTKEVGRGTGQGLAIAHDIVVKKHGGTIDFTSTPGRGTTFTITLPA; translated from the coding sequence TTGTTCGCCTGGTTCCTGCTGGCGTTCATCGCCTTTCAGTCGGCCTGGGCCTACTGGCTCACCCGCGTGCAGGCACGCGACACCATGGCCAGCCTGCGCGCCGAAACCCTGGCCGACGAAGCCACCGTGTACGCCGCCCTTGTGGACAGGTACCTGAACAACCGCAGCCAGATGCTGGACAGCTACGCGGCATTCCCGTCCCTGCGCCGCGCCCTGGAACCAGCGGCACAACAGGCCGGACAGGCACAACAGGCCGGACAGGAGCAATGGGGACAGGCGGGACACGCACCGCCACAGCTTGCGGAAACCATGGACCTGTTCGCCACCGTGGGGCGCGGGGCCTGCACGGCCCTGTACGGAGCCGACGGCAAGCCCGTTCTGGTCAACGGCGCGCCGTGCGACAAGGACGGCATTTCGCCGCCGTGGCTGGAACAGGCCCTTGCCGCGCCGCAGGCGGTACTCCTCCAAAGCGAGGTGCGCGACGGCGCGGGCGCCACGGTCGAAACCGGCGGGGCGAATCAGAAGGCCGCATACTGGCGGCTGGCCCGGGCGGTGCTGCGGGACGGCGTTCCAGTGGGCGTGCTGAGCGCGCTGCTGCCCGTGGACATCACCTTCCTGCCACACGACCCCACCGACCACAGGCTGCGCAAGGTGCTGCTGCGTGACGGACAACCGTTGGCCGTCATGGGGCCGGACATGCAGGTGGCCCTGCGCACGGAGCACGCCCTTTCCGTGCCGGGCATGCGCATTGCCCTCGAAACGGACGATTCGGGCATACAGGCGCGCTCGACGGGCCTGCTGCTGCGCATCCTGCCGCTGCTGCTGGCGGGCACGGCCGGGCTGGTGGTGGTGTTCCATCTGCTGGGGCACCGGCTGTTCGTGGCCCCGCAGGAGGCGCTGCAATCGCTGCGGCGTGAACTGGAAGACCGCAACCGCAAGCTGGAACGGGTAATCCAGGAGCAGCAGCAGGTGGATACGCTGCTGGAAACCAAATCGCGCCTGCTGGAAGAAAGCGAGGCCCTGCTTTCGGCCATCATCAGCGACCAGACGGAACTGATCTGCCGCTACCTGCCCGACGGCACCATCACCTTCGCCAACGACGCCTTCTGCGCGTTCTTCGGGGTGGAGCGTGAACAACTGGTCGGCACCGTATTCAGGGCGCGCACCGCTCCGGGGGCGGAGCGGGACCTTTTCACGGACGCACTCGATCCCGGCCCGCCGACCATCACCACCTTCGATCACTGGGTCATCGCCGGGTCGGGCGAAGAGCGTCGCCTGCAATGGACGCGGCGCCACCTGCACGACAACCGGGGGGCGCTGGTAGGGTTTCAGGGCGTGGGCCGCGACGTGACCACGGAATACGCGCTGGAAAAGGCCCTGCGCACCGCCAACGAGGAACTGGAGGCGCGCATCCGCGCCCGCACCCGAGACCTGGCGGAGCGCGAGGAACTGCTGTCGCGCATCTTCTCGGGGTTGCGGGCGGCCATCCTCATCGTCCGCCCCGGCGACTGCACCGTGGCCGAGGTCAACACCGTGGCCCGCGACCTGCTGGGCTGCGGCGACGATGGGGCAGGCTGCGCCGACCTGTACCGGCAGATCACCCAGGGAACCTGCCTGCTGCCCGGCGAGACCGGGTTCGCCCCGGCGCTGGACCGGGAACACGTGCTGCGCCGCCCCGACGGGCGCAACATTCCCGTGCGCTGGAGTCTGCTGCCCGTGCCCTGGCAGGGCGCGCCGCACCTTGCGCTGGTGTTCTTCGACGCCACGGCGCAAAAAACCATGGAACGCCGCCTGACCCAGGCCCAGAAGCTGGAATCCATCGGCCAGCTGGCGGCCGGGGTGGCGCACGAAATCAATACCCCCATCCAGTACGTGGGCGACAACCTGCGCTTTCTCGGCGGAGCCTTCGAGGATCTGCTGCGGCCCCTGGCCGAGTGCGGAGCCCTGGCCGGGACATCCGCGAAAACCGGGAATGCGCCGGAAAAGGAAGAAGAGAAGGAAAACGGGGACGGCCAGCCGGGCGGGGAGGACAGCGGAGACATGGGAACCGGCAGTTCGACCGCTGCCGGGCCGACCACGCCAGCACCGGACGCCGGAGAACGCCTTGCCCGCCTGCGCGATACCCTGGCCGCCTCGGATGTGGACTTCCTGGCCGACGAGGTGCCCCGCGCCATCACCCAGGCGCTGGAAGGGGTGGAACGCGTGGCCTCCATCGTGCTGGCCATGAAGAAGTTCTCGCACCCGGAAACGGCGGAAAAGCGCCCTGCCGACATCAATCAGCTGGTGCAGGACACGGTGACCGTGTCGCGCAACGAATGGAAATACGTGGCCGAGGTGGAGACGCGCCTTGCGCCCGACCTGCCGCTGATCCCCTGCCTGCCCGGCGATCTGGCGCAGGTGCTGCTGAACGTGGTGGTCAACGCTGCCCACGCCATCGCCGAGGCACGCCAGGCTGCCGAAGTGATGCACGGCGACGAGGCCGGGGCCACCGGGGTGGCGGACGGCACGCCACCGCCGCCGGGGCACATCACCATCACCACGCGCATGATGCCGGACAGCGACCCCACAAGCGCCCCCACCGGGCGCGGCCATGTGGAAATCCGCATCGCGGATACGGGCGCCGGCATCCCGGAAGCCCTGCGCGACAGAGTGTTCGACCCGTTCTTCACCACCAAGGAGGTGGGCAGGGGCACCGGACAGGGGCTGGCCATCGCCCACGACATCGTGGTCAAGAAGCACGGCGGCACCATCGATTTCACCAGCACTCCGGGCCGGGGCACCACCTTCACCATCACCCTGCCCGCATAG